A portion of the Pseudoxanthomonas sp. JBR18 genome contains these proteins:
- a CDS encoding M1 family metallopeptidase, protein MRRPTRSLLALALAACSASAFAANDAVPSGHLPGWAVPQDYTLDLKIDPAQDSFSGTTTIHVKLTQASDHLWVDGKELKVSKVTVAGADGKAAPATYVAADAQNGVARIDFGKTLQPQVLTVTIAYTAPFNGELEGLYKVTYEGKPYAMTQMEPISARFAFPGFDEPAFKTPYDIKLTIPSDLQGVANTSQVKETPAGQGWKTLTFSRTLPLPTYLVAFAVGPWDIVDGPGITATPERRGTLPLRGVAPAGKGPRMKLALDSTPVIIHTLEDYYGFGYPWDKLDLLAAPDFSAGAMENAGLVTFRDFLLLLDDNSATSYKQSSFNVIAHELAHQWTGDTVTMAWWNDLWLNESFATWMQQKVTMKVHPEYRADLDRVRGAQGAMSGDALVATRKMRQEITGSGDIENAFDGITYQKGAAVLGMFENYVGEDTFKKGMRQYIQDHKFGNATADDLVSEIARAADKGADFKAAFNSFLDQPGVPYVHTEVTDADGKVVLKLTQKRYLPLGSTGDAAKTWGVPVCVRYQTAAGSDKACTLLSAASGTLALPGAKKGGWVMPNAGAAGYYRIGLDAKALKALTTGVGQLSDTEKLAYGDGVNAAFSLGEINPAQVLAALKPLAGDKVGEVAEVPTDRLSWLYGRLAKTDAQRAALSKWAQDAYLPRMQLLGYTRKPGEEGSDALLRAHLASFLALDMKVAPVRDALLAQGDAVLAGGKTLDFDKANPDLLPAALGVSVQVHGAPAVDQLMTALPGVIDPAHRNAMLAALSQIEDPALAAKVRSFGLSKDVKVGEMRYLLTAGKHATLADRDAQWNWFTANYDAIHDRIGAFAGGSLPRVAAVGACTPGESDRLQAFFEPRLKDLPGAIRGLQQARESIGLCSALTAKQDPATLVK, encoded by the coding sequence ATGCGCCGACCCACCCGTTCGCTGCTTGCCCTGGCCCTGGCCGCCTGCAGCGCCAGTGCCTTTGCCGCCAATGACGCCGTGCCGAGCGGCCACCTGCCGGGCTGGGCCGTGCCGCAGGACTATACGCTGGACCTGAAGATCGACCCGGCGCAAGACAGCTTCAGCGGCACCACCACCATCCACGTCAAGCTCACCCAGGCCAGCGACCATCTGTGGGTCGACGGCAAGGAACTGAAGGTCTCCAAGGTGACCGTGGCCGGCGCCGACGGCAAGGCCGCCCCGGCCACCTACGTGGCCGCCGACGCGCAGAACGGCGTGGCCCGCATCGATTTCGGCAAGACCCTGCAGCCGCAGGTGCTGACCGTGACCATCGCCTACACCGCACCGTTCAATGGCGAGCTGGAAGGCCTGTACAAGGTCACCTACGAGGGCAAGCCCTACGCGATGACGCAGATGGAGCCGATCAGCGCGCGCTTCGCCTTTCCCGGCTTCGACGAGCCGGCGTTCAAGACGCCCTACGACATCAAGCTGACCATCCCCAGCGACCTGCAGGGCGTGGCCAACACCTCGCAGGTGAAGGAAACCCCCGCCGGCCAGGGCTGGAAGACGCTGACCTTCTCGCGCACGCTGCCGCTGCCGACCTATCTGGTCGCCTTCGCCGTGGGCCCGTGGGACATCGTCGACGGCCCAGGCATCACCGCCACGCCCGAGCGTCGCGGCACCCTGCCCCTGCGCGGCGTGGCGCCGGCCGGCAAGGGCCCGCGCATGAAGCTCGCGCTGGACTCCACCCCGGTGATCATCCACACGCTGGAGGACTACTACGGCTTCGGCTATCCGTGGGACAAGCTGGACCTGCTGGCCGCGCCGGACTTCTCCGCCGGTGCGATGGAGAACGCCGGCCTGGTGACCTTCCGCGACTTCCTGCTGCTGCTGGATGACAACTCGGCCACCAGCTACAAGCAATCCTCCTTCAACGTGATTGCCCACGAGCTGGCCCACCAGTGGACCGGCGACACCGTGACCATGGCCTGGTGGAACGACCTGTGGCTCAACGAGTCCTTCGCCACCTGGATGCAGCAGAAGGTGACGATGAAGGTGCATCCGGAGTACCGCGCCGACCTGGACCGCGTGCGCGGCGCCCAGGGTGCGATGTCCGGCGATGCGCTGGTGGCCACGCGCAAGATGCGCCAGGAGATCACCGGCAGCGGCGACATTGAGAACGCCTTCGACGGCATCACCTACCAGAAGGGTGCGGCGGTGCTGGGCATGTTCGAGAACTATGTCGGCGAGGACACCTTCAAGAAGGGCATGCGCCAGTACATCCAGGACCACAAGTTCGGCAATGCCACCGCCGACGACCTGGTCAGCGAGATCGCCCGCGCCGCCGACAAGGGTGCGGACTTCAAGGCGGCCTTCAACAGCTTCCTGGACCAGCCCGGCGTGCCTTACGTGCACACCGAGGTGACCGATGCCGACGGCAAGGTCGTGCTCAAGCTCACCCAGAAGCGCTACCTGCCGCTCGGCAGCACCGGTGACGCTGCCAAGACCTGGGGCGTGCCGGTCTGCGTGCGTTACCAGACCGCCGCCGGCAGCGACAAGGCCTGCACCCTGTTGTCGGCGGCCAGCGGCACCCTGGCCCTGCCTGGCGCCAAGAAGGGCGGCTGGGTGATGCCCAACGCGGGAGCCGCCGGTTACTACCGCATCGGCCTGGATGCCAAGGCGCTCAAGGCGCTGACCACCGGCGTGGGCCAGCTCAGCGACACCGAGAAGCTGGCCTATGGTGACGGCGTCAACGCGGCTTTCAGCCTGGGCGAGATCAACCCCGCCCAGGTGCTGGCCGCGCTCAAGCCGCTGGCTGGCGACAAGGTGGGCGAAGTGGCCGAAGTCCCGACCGACCGCCTGTCCTGGCTGTACGGCCGCCTGGCCAAGACCGACGCCCAGCGTGCGGCCCTGTCCAAGTGGGCACAGGATGCCTACCTGCCGCGCATGCAGCTGCTGGGCTACACCCGCAAGCCCGGTGAGGAGGGCAGCGATGCCCTGCTGCGCGCGCACCTGGCCAGCTTCCTGGCCCTGGACATGAAGGTCGCCCCGGTTCGCGACGCCCTGCTCGCCCAGGGTGATGCCGTGCTGGCCGGCGGCAAGACGCTGGACTTCGACAAGGCCAACCCGGACCTGCTGCCGGCTGCGCTGGGCGTGAGCGTGCAGGTGCACGGCGCCCCGGCCGTCGACCAACTGATGACCGCCCTGCCCGGCGTGATCGACCCGGCCCACCGCAACGCCATGCTGGCCGCGCTGAGCCAGATCGAAGACCCGGCCCTGGCCGCCAAGGTCCGCAGCTTCGGCCTGAGCAAGGACGTCAAGGTGGGCGAGATGCGCTACCTGCTGACCGCCGGCAAGCACGCCACCCTGGCCGACCGCGATGCGCAGTGGAACTGGTTCACCGCCAACTACGACGCCATCCACGACCGCATCGGCGCCTTCGCCGGTGGCTCACTGCCGCGCGTGGCCGCTGTCGGTGCCTGCACCCCGGGCGAATCGGACCGCCTGCAGGCCTTCTTCGAGCCCCGCCTGAAGGACCTGCCCGGCGCCATCCGCGGCCTGCAGCAGGCCCGCGAAAGCATCGGCCTGTGCAGCGCCCTGACCGCCAAGCAGGACCCGGCGACGCTGGTGAAGTAA
- a CDS encoding LysR family transcriptional regulator: MDIEELRTFVEVADSGGVTAAAQRLGISKSIVSRRLGRLENDLGVQLLARTTRGASLTEAGATFRDYAARVTSEIDIAKETILPAGELRGRLRIAAPLSFGPTHLASVFAELARQHPSLHVHACYSDRHVDLVAEGYDCAIRLGYLPDSNLIARRVGPIVGRLVATPGYVAEFGSPEVPDQLLSHECLMQGTESWQFMDRERVVTVRPRGRFKADNGTALVAAVLAGLGIAMLPEGLVVEHLASGALVSVMASYPVRPAGMFVVRPPSPHPSRKVRVLTEMLIECFADLPEVPTQARG; this comes from the coding sequence ATGGATATCGAAGAACTGCGGACATTTGTTGAAGTCGCCGATTCCGGCGGTGTGACCGCCGCCGCGCAACGGCTCGGCATTTCCAAATCAATCGTGAGCCGCCGATTGGGGCGGCTCGAAAATGATCTGGGTGTTCAACTATTGGCCCGGACGACACGCGGTGCATCGCTCACAGAAGCCGGCGCGACGTTTCGTGACTATGCCGCCAGGGTCACCAGCGAAATCGACATCGCCAAGGAGACAATTCTTCCCGCTGGCGAGCTGCGTGGCCGGTTACGCATCGCAGCACCCTTGTCCTTTGGTCCCACGCATCTAGCATCGGTCTTTGCAGAGCTAGCGCGTCAGCATCCAAGCCTTCATGTCCATGCCTGCTATAGCGATCGGCACGTCGACCTGGTGGCCGAGGGCTATGACTGCGCGATACGTCTTGGCTACCTTCCCGACTCCAATTTGATTGCTCGGCGTGTCGGGCCGATTGTTGGCAGGCTGGTCGCGACGCCGGGCTATGTGGCGGAGTTCGGTTCGCCAGAGGTCCCGGATCAGTTGCTTTCTCATGAATGTCTCATGCAAGGCACCGAAAGCTGGCAATTCATGGACCGAGAGCGGGTGGTCACTGTCCGGCCCCGCGGCCGTTTCAAGGCAGACAACGGAACGGCGCTTGTGGCTGCCGTCCTGGCGGGGCTTGGGATCGCGATGCTTCCCGAAGGGCTTGTCGTCGAGCATCTTGCTTCCGGTGCGCTCGTCTCGGTCATGGCGTCTTATCCGGTGCGTCCGGCGGGCATGTTCGTTGTGAGACCACCCAGCCCGCACCCGTCGCGGAAGGTGCGTGTGCTGACCGAAATGCTGATCGAGTGCTTCGCCGATCTTCCCGAGGTTCCGACGCAGGCGCGGGGTTGA
- a CDS encoding hydrolase — protein sequence MTSETIRSPLTDQLLTPANSALIIIDYQPIQVSSIRSMPREELVFNITSTAKAAMNYGLPIVHSTVNIATGRNKPPIQELQDVIGHLPTYDRTSINSWEDTQFKDAVKALGRRKLIMTALWTEACLTFPALDAIQEGYEVYVPVDAVGGTSLAAHETALRRIEQAGGKLISRVQMYCELQRDWAREATVPGFMDVFESFDGFNPEKAAANQ from the coding sequence GTGACCAGCGAAACGATCCGCTCCCCCCTCACCGATCAGCTCCTGACGCCAGCCAATTCCGCATTGATCATCATCGACTACCAGCCGATCCAGGTCTCCTCCATCCGATCAATGCCGCGCGAGGAACTGGTGTTCAACATCACCAGCACCGCCAAGGCGGCAATGAATTACGGTCTTCCGATCGTCCATTCGACGGTCAACATTGCCACCGGTCGCAACAAGCCACCGATCCAGGAACTGCAGGACGTGATCGGCCATCTGCCGACCTATGACCGGACCTCGATCAATAGCTGGGAGGACACCCAATTCAAGGACGCGGTGAAGGCACTCGGACGGCGCAAGCTGATCATGACCGCGCTCTGGACCGAGGCTTGCCTGACCTTCCCCGCGCTCGACGCGATACAGGAAGGCTACGAGGTCTACGTGCCAGTCGATGCAGTGGGCGGCACCTCGCTCGCCGCGCACGAGACGGCATTGCGCCGGATCGAACAAGCCGGCGGCAAGCTGATCAGTCGGGTGCAGATGTACTGCGAACTCCAGCGCGACTGGGCGCGCGAGGCAACCGTGCCCGGCTTTATGGACGTGTTCGAGAGTTTCGACGGGTTCAATCCTGAAAAAGCCGCCGCGAACCAATAA
- a CDS encoding putative quinol monooxygenase, producing MTELTVLVGLRAKPGREDILRRELSALVAPSRSEAGNLRYDLFEAQDQPGLFVFVEAWSSTELRMQHHEHGRHIQHFHDNGIAHVEAREFAYVLKRVV from the coding sequence GTGACCGAACTGACTGTCCTCGTCGGGCTAAGAGCCAAGCCCGGCAGGGAAGACATACTGCGCCGCGAGCTGTCCGCGCTGGTCGCGCCCTCGCGCAGCGAAGCAGGCAATCTTCGCTACGACCTGTTCGAGGCTCAGGATCAACCCGGCCTGTTCGTCTTCGTCGAAGCATGGTCATCGACCGAATTGCGGATGCAGCACCATGAACATGGCCGGCATATCCAGCATTTCCACGACAACGGGATTGCCCACGTCGAAGCGCGCGAATTCGCCTACGTCCTAAAGCGCGTCGTTTGA
- a CDS encoding SDR family oxidoreductase — MIDLNGKRALVTGGSRGIGAAIAAALAEHGADVAFTYQNAAAKAKAVRKSIEDTGRRAVAIQADSADAEAVARAVNDAVSALGGIDILVNSAAVGLNGPLADLDMNEYQTLMDVNVRAPVLFAKAVIPHLGRGGRIISIGSGLGERVPFPGVTAYAMSKAALVAFTRGLSRELGPTGITVNLVQPGSTATDANPADGPGADFQRSLSPLGRFGEPGEVANAVVFLASSAASVINGAILNADGGALA; from the coding sequence ATGATCGATCTAAATGGGAAGCGGGCCCTAGTGACCGGGGGATCGCGGGGCATTGGTGCCGCGATCGCCGCCGCGCTGGCCGAGCATGGGGCCGATGTGGCGTTCACCTATCAAAATGCAGCCGCGAAGGCAAAAGCTGTCAGAAAATCCATTGAAGACACAGGTCGGCGTGCGGTCGCCATCCAGGCCGATAGCGCGGACGCCGAAGCGGTCGCGCGAGCCGTGAACGATGCGGTATCCGCGTTAGGCGGGATCGATATTCTCGTGAACAGCGCGGCGGTGGGCCTCAACGGGCCGCTCGCCGATCTCGATATGAATGAATATCAGACCTTGATGGATGTCAACGTGCGGGCGCCCGTGCTGTTCGCCAAGGCGGTTATTCCGCATCTTGGCAGGGGTGGACGCATCATCTCGATCGGCTCAGGTCTTGGAGAGCGCGTGCCATTCCCGGGTGTAACGGCCTATGCGATGTCCAAGGCCGCGCTCGTCGCCTTTACGCGCGGATTGTCGCGTGAATTGGGCCCGACTGGCATTACGGTGAACCTCGTACAGCCCGGATCGACCGCCACCGACGCCAACCCGGCGGATGGCCCGGGTGCGGATTTCCAGCGCAGCCTGTCGCCCTTGGGACGCTTCGGCGAACCTGGGGAGGTTGCGAACGCGGTGGTCTTTCTTGCGAGTTCAGCCGCGAGCGTGATCAACGGGGCCATCCTGAACGCGGACGGCGGCGCGCTCGCCTGA
- a CDS encoding alpha/beta hydrolase, protein MSIELRRITYKSHHHLIAGQLRLPADFKEGNGYPAIVISGPGSSTKEQAPGIYGEKLAARGYVTLTFDPSYQGESTGEPRDLESPAARIEDIRSAVDFLVTLPFVDEDCIGLLGICAGGGYAISAAMIERRFKAVGTVVASDIGTSFRRMGNAADGVEKLLTDIGRQRTAQARGAAAKREPWLPTPEQAKAAGIEDPSTLNAIDFYMTERGASQTRTNQRLAIGDALLVGYDAFHLVGELLVQPTLVIVGGKLGTTFSYEASKSLWERARNRKDFVVIEGADHYDLYDKPQYVDPAVASLVAHFDGHLSK, encoded by the coding sequence GTGAGCATCGAACTGCGGCGCATCACGTACAAGAGCCACCACCACCTCATCGCCGGGCAACTCCGCCTGCCAGCGGATTTCAAGGAGGGAAACGGCTACCCCGCGATCGTGATCTCTGGTCCCGGGAGCAGCACCAAAGAGCAGGCGCCGGGCATCTATGGCGAGAAGCTGGCGGCACGGGGGTATGTCACGCTCACCTTCGACCCGTCCTACCAGGGCGAGAGCACCGGTGAACCGCGAGACCTGGAAAGCCCCGCAGCGCGTATCGAAGACATCCGCAGCGCGGTCGACTTCCTGGTTACGCTGCCATTCGTCGACGAGGATTGCATCGGACTGCTCGGCATCTGTGCGGGCGGCGGCTACGCCATAAGTGCCGCGATGATCGAGCGGCGGTTCAAGGCAGTTGGCACCGTGGTCGCAAGCGATATCGGCACGTCGTTTCGACGCATGGGCAATGCGGCCGACGGAGTGGAGAAGCTGCTGACCGACATTGGCCGCCAACGCACCGCGCAGGCCCGGGGCGCTGCCGCCAAGCGAGAGCCATGGCTGCCCACCCCGGAACAGGCGAAAGCGGCCGGTATTGAAGATCCGTCAACGCTCAATGCCATTGATTTTTACATGACAGAGCGCGGCGCCAGCCAAACGCGCACCAACCAGCGTCTTGCGATCGGCGATGCGCTGCTGGTCGGTTACGACGCGTTTCACTTGGTGGGCGAACTGCTCGTCCAGCCGACCCTGGTCATTGTCGGTGGAAAGCTGGGAACCACCTTCTCCTACGAAGCGAGCAAATCGCTATGGGAGCGCGCGAGAAACCGCAAGGACTTCGTGGTGATCGAGGGTGCAGACCACTATGACCTGTATGACAAGCCGCAATATGTCGACCCTGCTGTGGCCTCCCTCGTGGCCCATTTTGATGGGCATCTTTCGAAGTGA
- a CDS encoding alpha/beta hydrolase encodes MSFITTNDGVEIFYKDWGPSDAPPIMFHHGWPLSSDDWDAQMLFFLSKGYRVIAHDRRGHGRSSQVGDGHDIDHYAADAFAVVTALDLRDAVHIGHSTGGGEVARYVARHGEPAGRVANAVLIAAITPLMLMTGSNPEGTPMEIFDSFREALAGNRAQFFRDVPSGPFYGFNREGVEVQEGMIQNWWRQGMMGSAKAHHDGIKAFSETDLTGDLQAITVPTLVLHGEDDQIVPIAASAKKSIRLLSNGTLKTYPGLSHGLFATHPDRINADILAFIERDSR; translated from the coding sequence TTGAGTTTCATCACCACCAATGACGGCGTAGAAATCTTCTACAAGGACTGGGGCCCAAGCGACGCCCCGCCAATCATGTTTCATCATGGCTGGCCCCTCAGTTCCGACGACTGGGACGCGCAGATGCTGTTCTTCCTGTCGAAGGGATATCGCGTGATCGCGCATGATCGGCGTGGACATGGCCGCTCCTCGCAGGTCGGTGATGGGCATGACATTGATCATTACGCCGCCGATGCCTTTGCCGTTGTCACCGCGCTGGATCTTCGCGACGCCGTACATATCGGTCATTCAACAGGTGGCGGCGAAGTGGCGCGCTACGTGGCGCGCCACGGCGAACCGGCGGGCCGCGTGGCCAACGCTGTTCTCATTGCCGCCATTACGCCGTTGATGCTCATGACCGGGAGCAATCCCGAAGGCACGCCGATGGAGATCTTCGACAGCTTCCGGGAGGCGCTCGCCGGCAATCGTGCTCAGTTTTTCCGCGATGTCCCGTCAGGGCCGTTCTACGGCTTCAATCGCGAGGGGGTCGAGGTCCAGGAAGGCATGATCCAGAACTGGTGGCGGCAGGGCATGATGGGGAGTGCGAAGGCGCATCATGACGGCATCAAGGCTTTCTCGGAAACTGATCTGACGGGGGACCTTCAGGCAATCACTGTGCCAACGCTCGTCTTGCATGGCGAGGATGATCAGATCGTCCCGATCGCCGCCTCGGCAAAGAAATCGATCAGGCTCCTGTCGAACGGAACGTTGAAGACGTATCCAGGGCTATCACATGGCCTGTTCGCCACGCACCCAGATCGCATCAACGCCGACATCCTGGCTTTCATCGAGCGTGATTCACGATGA
- a CDS encoding MFS transporter: MPATRPPRKTPDYRVVSLIIACAIFMEQLDATVLATALPAMARDFDASAPAMSIAMTAYLLALAIGIPASGAMADRYGARRVFSASIVVFVAGSVLCSLATTLPMMVGARLLQGAGGSMMAPLGRLILLRVVERKNLVSAMSWTLVPAFLGPLLGPPLGGLLVSYWSWHWIFYINIPIGLMGFVLVRRLIPYIEAADDPKAFDLRGFVLCGLCLGCGLFGLEMVSQRDGLERATALMAVSLVAAFGYVWHARRHAAPLLDLSLMKIASFRLSVVGGSLMRITQGAQPFLLPLLFQLAFGYSAAHAGRLVLATALGALIMRILTPWLLRRVGYRRGLIGNGVLASLGYAVCALFRPGWPDWVMFVLLVGCGAFMSFQFAAYNTVAYEAVPTRRMSTASSLYTTLQQLMLSVGVCVGALILKVAISIGHDPRPQLADFSAAFIVVTLISLSSTWWHLKFAPDVGAELSGHRTKAAA, encoded by the coding sequence ATGCCGGCGACGCGTCCACCCCGCAAGACGCCGGACTACCGCGTCGTCTCCCTGATCATCGCCTGCGCCATCTTCATGGAGCAGCTCGATGCCACCGTGCTGGCCACGGCGCTGCCGGCGATGGCGCGGGACTTCGATGCCTCGGCGCCGGCGATGAGCATCGCCATGACCGCCTACCTGCTGGCGCTGGCGATCGGCATCCCGGCCAGTGGCGCGATGGCCGACCGCTATGGCGCGCGGCGCGTGTTCAGTGCGTCGATCGTGGTGTTCGTGGCCGGCTCGGTGTTGTGTTCACTAGCCACCACCTTGCCGATGATGGTCGGTGCGCGACTGCTGCAGGGCGCTGGCGGCTCGATGATGGCGCCGCTGGGCCGGCTGATTTTGCTGCGCGTGGTGGAGCGGAAAAACCTGGTCTCGGCGATGTCCTGGACCTTGGTCCCGGCCTTCCTGGGCCCGCTGTTGGGTCCGCCGCTGGGTGGCCTGCTGGTGAGCTACTGGAGCTGGCACTGGATCTTCTACATCAATATCCCGATCGGGCTGATGGGGTTCGTGCTGGTGCGCCGGCTGATCCCCTATATCGAGGCGGCCGACGACCCCAAGGCGTTCGACCTGCGCGGTTTCGTCCTGTGCGGGCTGTGTCTGGGCTGCGGGCTGTTCGGCCTGGAGATGGTGAGCCAGCGCGACGGACTGGAGCGGGCCACGGCGCTGATGGCCGTCAGTCTGGTCGCCGCGTTCGGCTATGTGTGGCATGCGCGTCGGCACGCCGCGCCGCTGCTGGATCTGAGCCTGATGAAGATCGCATCGTTCCGTCTGTCGGTGGTGGGCGGCTCACTGATGCGCATCACCCAGGGCGCGCAGCCGTTCCTGCTGCCGCTGCTGTTCCAGCTCGCTTTTGGCTATAGCGCCGCGCATGCAGGCCGGCTGGTGCTGGCCACCGCACTGGGGGCGCTGATCATGCGCATCCTCACGCCTTGGCTGCTGCGCCGCGTGGGCTACCGGCGCGGGCTGATCGGTAATGGCGTGCTGGCCAGCCTGGGCTATGCGGTCTGCGCGCTGTTCCGGCCGGGCTGGCCGGACTGGGTGATGTTCGTGCTGCTGGTGGGCTGCGGGGCATTCATGTCTTTCCAGTTCGCTGCCTACAACACGGTGGCCTACGAGGCGGTGCCCACTCGCCGCATGAGCACCGCCTCCAGCCTGTACACCACGCTGCAGCAGCTGATGCTGTCGGTGGGCGTGTGCGTGGGCGCGCTGATCCTGAAGGTGGCCATTTCCATCGGCCATGACCCGCGCCCGCAGCTGGCGGATTTTTCCGCCGCCTTCATCGTGGTCACGCTGATCTCGCTCTCTTCGACCTGGTGGCACCTGAAGTTCGCCCCGGATGTCGGGGCCGAACTGTCCGGCCACCGCACCAAGGCGGCGGCCTGA
- a CDS encoding MFS transporter, translating into MSTATVPLRNDAKVLILSALGGALEFYDFVVFVFFAKTLGTLFFPSDMPAWLAQLQTFAIFAAGYLVRPIGGVLMAHYGDRIGRKRLFAFSVFLMAVPTLCIGLLPTYAQIGIAAPLLLLLMRLVQGLAIGGEMPGAWVFVAEHAPPGKVGFAIGTLSAGLSLGLVLGALAASAMALWFTPAQVLGYAWRLPFLLGGVFGLVSVWLRRWLDETPVFARMRERKALARLPIREVLRDHRGGVLVSMGATWALTAAIVVVILMTPTLVQSSFGISAARASEGSVVASVCLIAGCLWTGMLSDWIGRAPALLVSSLALMAGVYLLYIDLAHGGQHFLPLYALAGFTAGVSGVAPGVMAAAFPARVRFTGLALAYNAAYAIAGALTPPLIAYLAARAGALAPAHYVAVVALVNVVLALFLWKRPAQA; encoded by the coding sequence ATGTCCACCGCCACCGTCCCGCTCCGCAACGATGCCAAGGTCCTGATCCTGTCGGCGCTGGGTGGGGCGCTGGAGTTCTACGATTTCGTGGTCTTCGTGTTTTTTGCCAAGACCCTGGGCACGCTGTTCTTTCCGTCCGACATGCCGGCCTGGCTGGCGCAGCTGCAGACCTTCGCCATCTTCGCCGCCGGTTATCTCGTCAGGCCCATCGGCGGGGTGCTGATGGCGCACTACGGGGACCGGATCGGGCGCAAGCGGCTGTTCGCCTTCAGCGTGTTCCTGATGGCCGTGCCCACGCTGTGCATCGGCTTGCTGCCCACCTACGCGCAGATCGGCATCGCCGCGCCACTGTTGTTGTTGCTGATGCGGCTGGTGCAGGGCCTGGCCATCGGGGGTGAGATGCCGGGCGCCTGGGTCTTCGTGGCCGAGCACGCGCCGCCGGGCAAGGTGGGCTTCGCCATCGGCACGCTTTCGGCCGGCCTGAGCCTGGGCCTGGTGCTGGGCGCGCTAGCGGCCTCGGCGATGGCGCTCTGGTTCACCCCGGCGCAGGTGCTGGGGTATGCCTGGCGCCTGCCCTTCCTGCTCGGTGGCGTGTTCGGCCTGGTGTCGGTGTGGCTACGGCGATGGCTGGACGAGACCCCGGTGTTCGCCCGCATGCGCGAGCGCAAGGCGCTGGCGCGCCTGCCGATCCGCGAGGTGCTGCGTGACCACCGCGGTGGCGTGCTGGTGTCGATGGGCGCTACCTGGGCGCTGACAGCGGCCATCGTGGTGGTGATCCTGATGACGCCCACGCTGGTGCAGTCATCCTTCGGGATTTCCGCCGCGCGAGCGAGCGAGGGCAGCGTGGTGGCCTCGGTCTGCCTGATCGCCGGCTGCCTGTGGACCGGCATGCTGTCGGACTGGATCGGGCGCGCGCCGGCGCTGCTGGTGTCCTCGCTGGCGCTGATGGCCGGCGTATACCTGCTTTACATCGACCTGGCACACGGCGGGCAGCATTTCCTGCCGCTGTATGCGTTGGCGGGCTTTACCGCCGGCGTGTCCGGCGTGGCGCCAGGGGTGATGGCGGCGGCGTTCCCCGCGCGGGTGCGCTTCACCGGGCTGGCCCTGGCCTACAACGCGGCCTACGCCATCGCCGGGGCGCTGACGCCGCCGTTGATCGCCTACCTCGCCGCACGCGCGGGTGCGCTGGCGCCTGCGCACTACGTGGCGGTGGTGGCGCTGGTCAACGTGGTACTGGCGCTTTTCCTGTGGAAGCGCCCGGCGCAGGCCTGA